The [Limnothrix rosea] IAM M-220 genome has a segment encoding these proteins:
- a CDS encoding Uma2 family endonuclease, producing MTAVLTPNKVDHLKQLFELAQARHSGSEEIFVLSDITWEEFSELLDTLPDNRGTLFRYLQGELEIMAPGRNHEQVKKLLGILLECYFFEKDIEVIPLGSTTFKHELSKKGIEPDESYSFDANREYPDLAIEVIFTSGGLDLLEIYRVMEVQEVWFWEKEKLSFFCLQEDSYQEVNESIFLPDVEKGFLEKLLLSTDSLNKIRKSFLQKIQAS from the coding sequence ATGACTGCTGTCCTCACGCCGAACAAAGTTGACCATCTCAAACAACTTTTCGAGCTAGCACAGGCTCGCCATTCCGGTTCAGAAGAAATTTTTGTACTAAGCGATATTACTTGGGAAGAATTTAGTGAGTTGCTGGATACACTTCCGGATAACCGCGGCACTTTATTTCGATATTTACAGGGTGAACTTGAAATTATGGCTCCCGGTCGTAACCATGAACAGGTCAAAAAGCTATTGGGAATCTTATTAGAGTGCTACTTCTTTGAGAAAGATATTGAAGTTATCCCATTAGGGTCAACGACATTTAAGCATGAGCTTTCCAAAAAAGGAATTGAGCCAGATGAATCTTACTCGTTTGACGCAAACCGAGAATATCCAGATCTCGCCATTGAAGTGATTTTCACTAGTGGTGGATTGGATTTATTAGAAATCTATCGTGTGATGGAAGTTCAAGAAGTTTGGTTCTGGGAAAAAGAAAAACTAAGTTTTTTCTGCTTGCAAGAAGATTCCTATCAAGAGGTCAATGAGAGTATTTTTCTTCCCGATGTCGAGAAAGGCTTCTTAGAAAAACTCTTACTCTCCACTGACTCCCTCAATAAAATCCGTAAATCTTTCCTGCAAAAAATACAGGCTAGTTAA
- a CDS encoding glycosyltransferase family 2 protein, which produces MDIQLLTNHKKNLRNTYIIIPVHNRREITLTCIEQLQKNGDLDQYSIVVVDDGSTDGTAEAIQSLFPTVQILYGDGNLWWTGAIRKGMEYAYQQGAEYFIWLNDDCLPGQHTLNLLVEFSANHPNTITASACYLAGANIPFDTGCIGRKACTALPESIKSVDSLSGYCVCLPRIVCDVVEYPNAESLPHYGGDDAYILQATRAGLKAVILGDAKVTLRDIATPAKNFTQYIKRIQGKSLTLQLVFFTKKSKYYLSGRFFHLKLKYGIVKGCLIFTAKLLAWIFQYYLFLIKRFMNSYFKTNLTSF; this is translated from the coding sequence TTGGATATTCAATTATTAACTAATCATAAAAAAAATCTACGTAATACCTACATTATTATTCCCGTTCACAATCGACGAGAGATTACCCTGACTTGTATTGAGCAGCTTCAGAAAAATGGAGACTTAGACCAATATTCTATTGTTGTTGTTGATGATGGCTCTACTGATGGCACTGCTGAAGCAATTCAATCTTTATTTCCTACAGTCCAGATCCTGTATGGCGATGGTAATCTTTGGTGGACGGGCGCAATCCGAAAAGGAATGGAATATGCCTATCAACAAGGTGCAGAATACTTTATTTGGCTAAATGATGACTGTTTACCCGGACAACATACATTAAATCTTTTAGTTGAGTTTTCTGCTAACCACCCTAATACAATTACAGCTTCAGCATGTTATCTAGCAGGGGCAAACATCCCATTTGACACGGGCTGTATAGGGCGCAAAGCATGTACTGCTTTACCTGAAAGCATAAAATCTGTGGATAGTCTTTCTGGTTATTGTGTTTGTCTGCCTCGAATTGTATGTGATGTTGTGGAATATCCAAATGCCGAATCTTTACCTCACTACGGAGGTGATGACGCGTATATCTTACAAGCGACGAGAGCTGGTTTAAAAGCTGTTATTTTAGGTGATGCAAAAGTAACATTAAGAGATATCGCGACTCCGGCCAAAAACTTCACGCAATATATTAAAAGAATTCAGGGTAAAAGCCTCACACTCCAATTAGTTTTCTTCACAAAAAAATCTAAGTATTACCTTTCGGGAAGGTTTTTTCATCTCAAATTAAAATATGGAATAGTGAAAGGTTGTTTGATTTTTACAGCAAAACTTTTGGCTTGGATATTTCAGTATTACTTGTTTTTAATAAAGCGCTTTATGAATAGCTATTTTAAAACCAATTTGACATCTTTTTGA
- a CDS encoding AMIN domain-containing protein — protein MVAISLIWQTGAIAETLFPVIQGWTFSQQEQSLAFQTHAGAQPSFFVLREPSRIVVDVQGASWEKGTVTQPFRGKISQIRVAEFTEGVTRFVLETSNPNTVINTTTLKLRSFPTDDGDTLWQLSLGNTSNANALNSTTNHHQNFPPALLPPVIRGSVTVPSPPIPDNLRK, from the coding sequence ATGGTTGCGATCAGTCTCATCTGGCAAACAGGGGCGATCGCCGAAACCCTGTTCCCAGTGATTCAAGGATGGACATTTAGCCAACAGGAACAAAGCTTAGCTTTTCAGACCCATGCCGGAGCGCAACCAAGCTTTTTTGTATTACGAGAACCGAGCCGCATTGTTGTTGATGTGCAAGGTGCAAGCTGGGAAAAAGGCACTGTCACTCAGCCATTCCGCGGCAAAATTAGCCAAATCCGAGTAGCCGAATTTACAGAGGGCGTGACACGTTTTGTTTTAGAAACATCAAACCCCAACACAGTTATTAATACCACGACCCTTAAGTTGCGCTCCTTTCCGACCGATGACGGAGATACCCTCTGGCAACTAAGCCTCGGCAACACCAGCAATGCGAACGCTCTAAATAGTACGACGAACCATCATCAAAACTTCCCACCAGCGTTATTGCCCCCTGTGATTCGCGGTTCTGTGACGGTTCCCTCACCACCAATTCCTGACAATTTACGGAAATGA
- a CDS encoding glycosyltransferase family 4 protein, translating to MEIDDAYRFLHVLMIHNRYQYAGGEDSSTLTEIDLLLQFGHHVKLIERHNDEIKTYSLRKKINLFFRTAWNSQTDKNLWASLKKGHPDLLHVQNFFPLFSPSVHAVAQSLNIPTIQHLHNFRLGCLNASLFRENQICEVCVGKNPWRGILYRCYRNSLPASLGVWNMLAYNRYRKTWHKDVSAFITPSQFAANKLIEIGIPGDRLHVKPNITVDPLIGGVIPPLPERPTFLFIGRLSSEKGLDMLLQAWEKLNEPEWKLNIVGEGPQRQELQEFVNERNLKNVSFFGQQSKDQVVEHIKNATAIVVPSQWYETFGRVVIEAFACGRPVIAADLGALSELVENNTTGFLVAYNSIHVWAENMAWAGNNYFEMTAIGQKARQEYLRLYTPEVNYQKTIDIYQSVLK from the coding sequence ATGGAAATTGATGATGCCTATAGGTTTCTTCATGTCTTGATGATTCATAATCGCTATCAGTATGCGGGAGGAGAAGACAGTTCAACTTTGACTGAAATTGATTTGTTATTACAGTTTGGTCATCATGTAAAGTTGATTGAAAGGCATAATGACGAAATTAAAACCTATTCTCTTCGAAAAAAAATAAACTTATTTTTTAGGACAGCTTGGAATTCTCAGACGGATAAAAATCTGTGGGCTTCGCTGAAAAAAGGTCATCCTGATTTACTTCATGTGCAGAATTTTTTCCCTCTTTTTTCTCCTTCGGTACATGCGGTAGCTCAATCTTTAAATATTCCAACGATTCAGCATTTACATAATTTTCGGCTGGGTTGTTTGAATGCTTCTCTGTTTCGAGAAAATCAGATTTGTGAGGTTTGTGTTGGGAAAAATCCGTGGCGAGGTATTCTCTATCGTTGCTATCGTAATTCTTTGCCGGCTTCTCTGGGTGTTTGGAATATGCTGGCTTACAATCGTTACCGCAAAACTTGGCACAAAGATGTCAGTGCATTTATTACGCCTAGTCAGTTTGCTGCAAATAAGTTGATCGAGATAGGTATTCCCGGCGATCGCCTGCACGTCAAACCGAATATTACGGTGGATCCTCTCATTGGGGGAGTTATTCCGCCCTTACCAGAAAGACCCACTTTTTTGTTTATTGGTCGTCTTTCATCAGAAAAAGGCCTAGACATGTTACTTCAAGCTTGGGAAAAACTGAATGAACCTGAATGGAAGTTGAATATTGTGGGAGAAGGGCCACAACGGCAGGAACTTCAAGAATTTGTTAATGAGCGTAATTTAAAAAATGTCAGCTTTTTTGGTCAACAATCAAAAGATCAAGTCGTAGAGCATATTAAAAATGCCACAGCTATTGTGGTTCCTTCGCAGTGGTACGAGACCTTTGGGCGCGTCGTCATTGAGGCTTTTGCTTGTGGTCGTCCTGTTATTGCCGCGGACTTAGGTGCTCTCTCTGAGTTGGTTGAAAATAATACAACTGGTTTTCTAGTAGCTTATAACAGCATTCATGTTTGGGCTGAAAACATGGCATGGGCGGGTAATAATTATTTTGAAATGACTGCAATAGGACAGAAAGCTCGACAGGAATATTTACGACTTTATACACCTGAAGTTAATTACCAGAAAACTATTGATATTTATCAATCAGTTTTGAAATAA
- the petC gene encoding cytochrome b6-f complex iron-sulfur subunit, which yields MTQLSGSSDVPDLGRRNFLNLLWVGTAAGTALGGLYPVIKYFIPASSGGDGGGVIAKDALGNDIVVSEYLTTHTAGDRSLAQGLKGDPTYIVIEGDGAIASYGVNAICTHLGCVVPWNAAENKFMCPCHGSQYDEAGKVVRGPAPLSLALVHADVTEDDKVSFTDWTETDFRTEEDPWWA from the coding sequence ATGACTCAGCTATCCGGTTCCTCCGATGTGCCAGATTTAGGTCGCCGCAATTTTTTAAACCTCCTTTGGGTAGGTACTGCGGCGGGAACTGCCCTTGGCGGACTTTATCCTGTTATTAAATATTTTATTCCTGCCTCCAGTGGTGGTGATGGCGGCGGTGTCATTGCCAAGGATGCTCTAGGTAATGACATTGTTGTTAGTGAGTATCTCACAACCCATACTGCAGGCGATCGCTCCCTTGCCCAGGGACTGAAAGGCGACCCCACTTATATTGTGATCGAAGGCGACGGCGCGATTGCAAGTTACGGTGTGAATGCAATTTGTACCCACTTAGGCTGCGTTGTTCCTTGGAACGCGGCTGAAAACAAATTTATGTGTCCTTGCCACGGCTCCCAGTATGACGAAGCGGGTAAAGTTGTCCGTGGTCCTGCACCGTTATCCCTTGCCCTTGTTCATGCTGATGTAACGGAAGACGATAAAGTCTCCTTTACTGACTGGACAGAGACTGATTTCCGTACCGAAGAAGATCCTTGGTGGGCATAA
- a CDS encoding DUF3067 family protein — protein MTGSELREIVWRKWGRSFDVQLRQIKGDWYLQVMWKYLEQVSFPLSEQEYEAHLQAIANYLGEWGVAEQVATFLEQTKEQPRIGKAVSVRLELGARASEWTLD, from the coding sequence ATGACGGGTAGTGAGCTACGGGAGATTGTTTGGCGTAAATGGGGACGTTCTTTTGATGTCCAGCTACGGCAGATTAAGGGGGATTGGTATCTACAGGTAATGTGGAAATATTTAGAGCAGGTTTCTTTTCCCCTATCGGAGCAAGAGTATGAGGCTCATCTCCAGGCGATCGCCAACTATTTAGGGGAATGGGGCGTTGCAGAACAGGTTGCCACTTTCCTCGAGCAAACCAAAGAGCAACCGCGCATCGGTAAGGCCGTCAGTGTGCGCTTAGAACTAGGAGCGAGGGCTTCGGAATGGACGCTCGACTAA
- the uvrB gene encoding excinuclease ABC subunit UvrB → MFRLHAPFEPTGDQPQAIAELVESLQSESKFQTLLGATGTGKTFTMASVIAQIEKPTLVLAHNKTLAAQLCNELRQFFPYNAVEYFISYYDYYQPEAYIPVTDTYIEKTASINDEIDMLRHSATRSLFERKDVIVVASISCIYGLGMPAEYLKAAIKIEVGEEVDQREVLRKLVTVQYSRNDTELMRGNFRVKGDILEIVPAYEDRVIRIEFFGDEIESIRFLDPVTGEILQSLTQVNIYPARHFVTPQEQLEIACEQIKSELESQLTFLEKENKLLEAQRLKQRTSYDLELLQEVGYCNGVENYSRHLAGREAGSPPECLVDYFPDDWLLVVDESHVTVPQIRGMYNGDQARKKVLINHGFRLPSAADNRPLKSEEFWEKVNQCVFVSATPSAWEIEQSEERVVQQVIRPTGVLDPEIFVRPTDGQVDDLLGEIHKRTKKNERVLITTLTKRMAEDLTDYFSEQGVAVQYLHSEIKSIERIEIIQALRNGEFDVLVGVNLLREGLDLPEVSLVAIMDADKEGFLRSERSLIQTIGRAARNIMGQAILYADNLTDSMERAIAETERRRKIQTAYNKKHNITPQPIIKREQNPILSFLDISRRLNAQEVQQVVEHINDVPLEKMPEVINQLEEQMKDAAKNLEFEQAALIRDQIKKMRKKLLGDRTEISN, encoded by the coding sequence TTGTTTCGTCTGCATGCACCGTTTGAACCCACTGGCGACCAACCTCAGGCGATCGCCGAACTTGTTGAATCTTTACAATCCGAGTCAAAATTTCAAACCCTCCTCGGTGCGACAGGCACGGGTAAAACCTTCACGATGGCGTCGGTAATTGCCCAGATCGAGAAACCGACTTTGGTGCTGGCTCACAATAAGACCCTTGCGGCACAGCTTTGCAACGAACTGCGGCAATTTTTTCCTTACAATGCCGTTGAATATTTCATCAGTTATTACGACTATTACCAGCCCGAAGCTTATATTCCCGTTACAGATACCTATATCGAGAAAACAGCTTCCATTAACGATGAAATTGATATGTTGCGCCACTCGGCCACGCGATCGCTATTTGAACGAAAAGATGTAATTGTCGTCGCATCCATTAGCTGCATTTACGGTCTGGGGATGCCCGCAGAATATTTAAAAGCAGCCATCAAAATCGAAGTGGGTGAAGAAGTTGACCAGCGTGAAGTTTTACGGAAGTTGGTGACGGTGCAATATAGCCGTAACGATACGGAATTAATGCGCGGTAATTTTCGAGTGAAGGGCGATATTTTAGAAATTGTGCCGGCCTACGAAGACCGGGTAATTCGTATCGAATTTTTTGGTGATGAGATTGAGTCCATTCGATTTCTTGATCCCGTGACTGGTGAAATTCTCCAAAGTTTGACCCAGGTGAATATTTACCCCGCCCGTCACTTTGTCACCCCCCAAGAACAGCTCGAAATTGCCTGTGAACAGATAAAAAGTGAATTAGAGTCCCAATTAACTTTTCTGGAAAAGGAAAACAAACTCCTTGAAGCCCAACGCTTAAAACAACGTACAAGCTACGATTTAGAGCTTTTGCAGGAAGTGGGTTATTGCAATGGTGTGGAAAATTACTCGCGGCATTTGGCCGGTCGGGAAGCGGGTTCTCCACCGGAATGTTTGGTGGATTATTTTCCTGATGATTGGCTACTGGTCGTCGATGAATCCCATGTGACTGTGCCGCAAATTCGAGGCATGTATAACGGTGACCAAGCCCGCAAAAAGGTTTTGATTAACCATGGTTTCCGATTGCCTAGTGCTGCGGATAATCGTCCTCTCAAATCTGAGGAATTTTGGGAAAAAGTCAATCAATGTGTGTTTGTGTCGGCAACGCCTAGTGCTTGGGAAATTGAGCAATCGGAAGAGCGGGTTGTACAGCAGGTGATTCGTCCTACGGGAGTGCTTGACCCAGAGATTTTTGTGCGGCCAACGGATGGTCAGGTGGATGATCTCCTCGGCGAAATCCATAAACGCACGAAGAAAAATGAACGGGTGCTAATCACAACGCTCACGAAGCGAATGGCGGAAGATTTAACGGATTATTTTAGTGAGCAGGGGGTGGCGGTGCAGTATCTCCACTCGGAGATTAAATCGATTGAGCGCATCGAAATTATTCAGGCGTTACGGAATGGTGAGTTTGATGTCCTAGTCGGTGTCAACCTATTGCGGGAAGGCCTTGATTTGCCGGAGGTTTCCCTCGTGGCGATTATGGATGCGGACAAAGAAGGTTTTCTTAGATCGGAACGGTCTCTCATCCAAACTATTGGTCGGGCGGCGCGTAATATTATGGGTCAGGCTATTCTTTATGCTGATAATCTCACTGATAGTATGGAGCGGGCGATCGCCGAAACAGAGCGTCGTCGAAAGATTCAAACGGCCTACAACAAAAAACACAACATCACGCCGCAACCCATCATCAAGCGAGAGCAAAACCCAATTCTGTCATTCCTTGATATCTCCCGTCGCCTCAATGCGCAGGAAGTTCAGCAAGTTGTAGAGCATATCAATGATGTTCCCCTCGAAAAGATGCCAGAGGTGATTAATCAACTGGAAGAACAAATGAAGGATGCAGCCAAAAACTTAGAGTTCGAGCAAGCGGCTTTAATTCGCGACCAAATCAAAAAGATGAGGAAAAAATTATTGGGCGATCGCACTGAAATTTCTAACTAA
- the petA gene encoding cytochrome f: MKISEMTAIGQRIKTALLVVVAAFGLLIASDLVLPQSAAAYPFWAQQTAPETPREATGRIVCANCHLAQKEAEVEIPQSVLPDQVFEAVVKVPYDLDSQQVLGDGSKGGLNVGAVLMLPDGFKIAPEDRLTEELKEKTAGLYFQPYTADQENVVIIGPLPGDQYQEIVFPVLSPDPKTDKDINYGKYAVHLGANRGRGQLYPAGNLTNNNQFKASATGTISEIVADEAGGYNVTISTADGDVVDNVLAGPEVIVSEGQAIAAGEPLTNNPNVGGFGQKDTEVVLQNPARIYGYMAFVAGIMLTQIFLVLKKKQVERVQAAGQLDF; encoded by the coding sequence ATGAAAATTTCCGAAATGACGGCGATCGGGCAGCGGATCAAAACTGCACTTCTAGTAGTTGTAGCTGCTTTCGGTCTATTGATCGCCAGCGATTTAGTACTACCCCAATCAGCAGCCGCTTACCCTTTCTGGGCACAGCAAACTGCACCTGAAACTCCCCGTGAAGCAACTGGTCGCATCGTTTGCGCGAACTGTCACCTTGCTCAGAAAGAAGCAGAAGTTGAAATTCCCCAATCCGTATTACCGGATCAGGTTTTCGAAGCTGTTGTTAAAGTCCCTTACGATCTTGATAGCCAACAGGTTCTTGGCGATGGTTCTAAAGGCGGTTTAAATGTTGGTGCGGTTTTGATGCTGCCCGATGGTTTTAAGATTGCTCCTGAAGATCGTTTAACTGAAGAATTAAAAGAAAAAACTGCTGGTTTGTATTTCCAGCCCTATACAGCTGACCAAGAGAATGTAGTCATTATTGGCCCGCTTCCCGGTGATCAGTATCAAGAGATTGTTTTCCCGGTATTATCTCCTGATCCGAAGACTGATAAGGATATCAACTACGGTAAATACGCTGTACACCTCGGTGCGAACCGTGGTCGCGGTCAGCTTTATCCTGCTGGTAATCTTACTAACAACAACCAATTTAAGGCTTCCGCTACTGGTACGATTTCCGAGATTGTGGCAGATGAAGCTGGTGGTTACAATGTCACTATTTCTACGGCTGATGGTGATGTGGTTGATAATGTCCTTGCAGGCCCTGAAGTTATCGTTTCTGAAGGTCAGGCGATCGCCGCTGGTGAGCCTTTGACCAACAATCCTAACGTTGGTGGTTTTGGCCAGAAGGATACTGAAGTTGTTCTCCAGAACCCTGCACGTATTTATGGCTACATGGCATTTGTTGCTGGTATTATGTTGACTCAAATCTTCTTAGTTCTTAAGAAGAAGCAAGTTGAGCGCGTACAGGCTGCTGGTCAACTAGATTTTTAA
- a CDS encoding glycosyltransferase family 4 protein codes for MKVLQINSCDVSGGASIAGYRLHQGLHKKGVDSKILVGQKQGDDRHVNQINKRRYINKALSRISASFGLHYLSIPDTWQIKKHAFYQTADILNLHNLHGEYFNYLALSALTADIPAVYTLHDMWSFTGHCAYSFNCERWQSGCGNCPNLNTYPAVKIDNTYFEWRLKKWIYEKSNLTIVTPSQWLKKQTEKSILHKKKIYYIPNGIPTNVFQPLDAQVCRNVLDLPQDKYILAVAAQNLKDYRKGSDLLQDALKQLPKSLKKEICLLILGSQSESFGEDLDIQKISLGYVSGDRLKAIFYSAADLFICPTRADNLPLVLQEAMACGVPLVSFNVGGVPELVRPEITGYLANPENSEDLCKGIVQLLKDKTLRKQISQHCRHIAETEYSIELQAQRYIELYQQILQKRITT; via the coding sequence ATGAAAGTTCTTCAGATTAATTCTTGTGATGTATCGGGTGGAGCTTCCATTGCTGGCTATCGTCTCCATCAAGGCTTACATAAAAAAGGTGTTGATTCAAAGATTTTAGTAGGCCAGAAGCAAGGTGACGATCGCCATGTAAATCAAATCAATAAACGTCGCTATATTAATAAAGCCTTGTCCCGTATTAGTGCGAGTTTTGGTTTGCATTACCTCAGTATTCCTGATACTTGGCAGATCAAAAAACATGCTTTTTACCAAACTGCTGATATTCTAAATCTCCATAATTTGCACGGTGAATATTTTAATTATCTTGCCCTGTCTGCATTAACCGCAGATATCCCTGCTGTATATACCCTCCATGATATGTGGAGCTTTACAGGCCACTGTGCCTATAGTTTCAACTGCGAAAGATGGCAATCCGGCTGTGGTAATTGTCCTAATCTAAACACTTATCCTGCTGTAAAAATTGACAATACTTACTTTGAATGGCGACTAAAAAAATGGATTTACGAAAAATCCAATTTAACCATTGTTACCCCAAGTCAATGGCTTAAAAAACAAACAGAGAAAAGTATTCTTCACAAGAAAAAAATTTACTATATTCCTAATGGCATTCCGACTAATGTTTTTCAGCCTCTTGATGCTCAAGTATGCCGTAATGTTTTAGATTTGCCCCAAGATAAATATATTCTTGCTGTTGCCGCTCAAAATTTAAAAGATTACCGTAAGGGCTCGGACTTACTACAAGATGCTTTGAAGCAATTACCGAAATCCTTAAAAAAAGAAATTTGCTTATTGATACTTGGAAGTCAATCAGAAAGCTTTGGGGAGGATCTTGATATTCAGAAAATATCACTCGGTTATGTGAGTGGCGATCGCCTGAAAGCTATTTTTTACTCTGCAGCTGACCTATTTATCTGTCCAACTCGTGCTGATAATCTGCCCCTTGTTCTACAAGAAGCAATGGCTTGTGGTGTGCCTCTCGTATCTTTTAATGTTGGTGGTGTACCTGAATTAGTTCGTCCAGAGATCACAGGTTATTTGGCAAATCCGGAAAATTCTGAAGATCTCTGTAAAGGGATCGTGCAGTTATTAAAGGATAAAACTTTAAGAAAACAGATAAGTCAACATTGTCGTCATATTGCTGAAACAGAGTATTCTATCGAGTTGCAGGCTCAGCGCTATATTGAACTGTATCAACAGATTCTCCAGAAGAGGATTACTACTTAA
- a CDS encoding ADP-ribosylglycohydrolase family protein, whose product MVTATQIQGGLMGLCVGDALGVPVEFSTRAERRNDPVISMRGYGTYHQPPGTWSDDSSLTFCLAEAIAEVGLGDELPEHLGRKMGLWLQQAYWTPHGETFDVGNTTAAAIRKMLDGVSPLEAGGSDERSNGNGSLMRILPLAFFAETLSYEELLDLAHNVSSLTHRHPRSLVACGIYLSIAIELVDNRGVETAYRRGTKRAQDFYENSIYRNELEHYEEVLLGSLEKLSTDEIESDGYVVNALEAALWCLLRHDNYADTVLAAVNLGEDTDTTAAIAGGLAGIYYGLEDIPKKWLDTIHKKDEILKLGDRLAAT is encoded by the coding sequence ATGGTAACGGCAACTCAGATTCAAGGCGGCTTAATGGGACTTTGCGTTGGGGATGCTTTGGGCGTTCCGGTGGAATTTTCCACGCGAGCAGAACGGCGTAATGATCCGGTGATCTCCATGCGGGGCTATGGCACTTATCATCAACCGCCCGGTACTTGGTCTGACGATAGTTCTTTGACGTTTTGTCTAGCCGAGGCGATCGCCGAAGTAGGTTTAGGGGACGAATTGCCAGAGCATCTCGGCCGCAAAATGGGATTATGGCTACAACAGGCCTATTGGACTCCCCATGGTGAAACATTTGATGTGGGCAATACAACAGCAGCAGCCATCCGAAAAATGCTGGACGGCGTAAGTCCTTTGGAAGCAGGCGGCAGCGATGAACGCAGTAATGGAAATGGCTCTTTAATGCGAATTTTGCCCCTCGCCTTTTTTGCAGAAACCTTATCCTACGAAGAATTACTCGATCTAGCGCACAATGTTTCATCGCTAACCCATCGACACCCTCGCTCATTGGTCGCTTGCGGAATTTATCTCAGTATTGCCATTGAATTAGTCGATAATCGTGGTGTGGAGACAGCCTATCGTCGTGGCACTAAACGGGCGCAGGACTTTTATGAAAACTCTATTTATCGCAACGAATTAGAGCATTACGAAGAAGTTTTGTTGGGTTCCCTCGAAAAACTTTCTACTGATGAAATTGAGTCCGATGGTTATGTTGTTAATGCTTTAGAGGCGGCTCTTTGGTGTTTACTGCGTCATGATAATTATGCCGATACAGTTTTAGCTGCGGTAAATCTTGGGGAAGATACCGACACCACTGCGGCGATCGCCGGCGGATTAGCAGGTATTTATTACGGCTTAGAAGATATCCCTAAAAAGTGGCTGGATACCATTCATAAAAAAGACGAAATTTTAAAGTTGGGCGATCGCTTAGCCGCAACGTAA
- a CDS encoding bifunctional folylpolyglutamate synthase/dihydrofolate synthase, which yields MNQTDIEELLYTFKHFGINLGLGRIQTLLNQLNNPEKNAPIIHVAGTNGKGSVCAYLSSILSVSGYRVGRFTSPHLVSWTERICINNQPITSERLLAVLKEVTAAIAPDSETPTQFEIITAAAFLYFAQEKVDVAVIEVGLGGRLDSTNVCDRPLVSVITSIGMDHWQRLGKTLDKIAGEKAGILKPDCPAVIGEVPEIAAKVIREKAESVNAPTTWIQAAKKTESGSANYQGFEYELHLLGDIQLHNSAIAIETIYELRKQGWHISDAQLRRGIKNTRWAGRIEWRQWKDHEILIDGAHNGVAAEELRKYVETLEQPVTWVMGMLSTKDHQNIFKALLRPGDRLHLVPVGGHSSAKPSELGMLAQLICPELDQCQTHTTLPAALDSAIATGETVVLCGSLYLLGEFLGYEAKI from the coding sequence ATGAATCAAACTGATATTGAAGAGCTGCTTTATACTTTTAAACACTTTGGAATTAATTTGGGTTTAGGTCGTATTCAAACATTACTGAATCAACTAAATAACCCAGAGAAAAATGCGCCAATTATTCATGTAGCAGGAACGAACGGGAAAGGTTCTGTTTGTGCTTATTTGTCATCAATTTTATCGGTGTCAGGCTATCGGGTTGGTCGGTTTACATCGCCTCATTTGGTGAGTTGGACAGAAAGAATTTGTATTAATAATCAACCCATTACTTCAGAACGGTTATTAGCAGTTTTAAAAGAGGTAACGGCGGCGATCGCCCCAGATAGTGAAACACCAACGCAGTTTGAAATTATTACGGCAGCGGCATTTTTGTACTTTGCGCAGGAAAAAGTTGATGTGGCAGTAATCGAGGTTGGTTTAGGTGGGAGATTGGATTCGACGAATGTGTGCGATCGCCCCCTTGTTTCGGTGATTACCTCTATTGGGATGGATCACTGGCAAAGACTAGGCAAAACCCTCGATAAGATTGCTGGGGAAAAAGCAGGAATTTTAAAACCGGATTGTCCGGCTGTGATTGGAGAAGTACCAGAGATTGCGGCGAAAGTGATTCGTGAAAAAGCTGAATCGGTTAATGCTCCCACTACATGGATTCAAGCGGCAAAAAAAACTGAGTCTGGCTCAGCGAATTACCAAGGATTTGAATATGAATTGCATTTATTAGGGGATATTCAGCTTCATAATTCGGCGATCGCCATTGAGACGATTTATGAATTAAGAAAACAAGGCTGGCACATTTCCGATGCACAATTGCGCAGAGGCATTAAAAATACCCGTTGGGCTGGACGAATTGAATGGCGACAGTGGAAAGATCACGAGATTTTAATAGATGGTGCACACAATGGCGTTGCTGCTGAAGAGTTGCGCAAATATGTGGAGACCTTAGAACAGCCCGTAACTTGGGTGATGGGAATGCTTTCGACAAAGGATCATCAAAATATTTTTAAAGCATTATTACGACCGGGCGATCGCCTCCATTTAGTTCCCGTTGGCGGTCATAGCAGCGCAAAGCCTAGCGAATTAGGTATGTTGGCGCAATTAATTTGCCCTGAACTTGACCAATGCCAAACCCATACCACTTTACCCGCAGCCCTTGATTCGGCGATCGCCACCGGAGAAACTGTAGTGTTATGCGGTTCACTGTATTTATTAGGGGAATTCTTGGGCTATGAAGCCAAAATTTAA